The nucleotide window GGTAGGCAAGTACCAAACTTTAGACTTTAGTTTATCATATGAAACTTGAATATTAAGAGCAACCAATCTATAAATGGCATTCAGTTTATACGCCATACCTTCGCACCAATACAAAAAAATTTCTATTTTCTATTAAAATTCTATGTTATTGAAACGAGACAAGTACGTAGGGTTTTTAATATGTATAAAAAATTTCATTTAGAAAATGATATTAATCTAATCTCTCACCATGATCTTTCTGCACAAACAGGGCAAGACATACCTCATACGCCAACTTACAGTAGGGTATCTAAGGTTCGCTCTACACTAACCCGGCTAAACCATCAGCCTAAAAAATTTAAATTACACCAAGAATTTACCCACTCTGATTTAAAAGTAAACGAGTACCAGCATAAAACTGAGAGCGTCAAAAATCAAACCCTTCGGCACTTAAACATCGCTTCTGAAGTCGTGACAAAAACCAAACGTCTAATGCCCTATGGAGCAGGCAACCAACTGTTTAATATCGTCAGCACAAAAGGCGAAAGTGCAATACGCTCTTATATAAGCAGCTATCTATTTGAACAAAATCCAAAACCAGAGGAGCCGATCCAGCAAATCAAACAAATAGCCGAGCGCGCAATTCGATTTAAAGCTGGAAACTGCGATGCCATGGAAGCGATAACGTTCAGTCTCCTCACCACCCAAAATTTATCGGCACCCATATTAAGTGCATTTGATCATGATCGAGATCACTTTTATACACTCATTGGCGACCCCAAAGATCCCACATGGGGAACTAAGAATACGGTCGTCGTAGATGCTTGGCATCCTTTTGGAACCGTCTATACGCTAAGACAAGCTAGTATTTTAAACCCTGAACCGGATATATTTTTTCAACATCCGCCATCAACACCTGCCCCCAATTCGATCGCAACGCTCTTCGGAGAAAGGCCGCGCACAGTTCATATAGCGGAGATTGATTTATTCGCAGAAAAGCAGGGATATCCTAATGTAGGCGATGATCTTCTTGAGTATTTTTATGAGACCTCGCCCCCTGAGTTATGCCGAGATGAGCGGGTTGGGACTAAAGATCCAAGTACGATATACAAAGATAATAATGGGGTCTCGCAAACCTTCGATGAAATACCCATTGAATTTCTTCAAGAACAAAAATCTACTCTTAAAACAGCAGACACCTTTCTGGAACAACATCCTAAGTGGAATTTCTAATTTAAAATTAGCTTTTTCAAATCATAAAACTTGAAAAAATGAGATTCTTAAGTAAGAAGAACTGTACTAAGCGTATTAACTATACCTGTCTTCGCATCTGAACATATAAATATCCTCCGCCCAATCAGAATTACCTATCCCAAGATAAAATTAAGTAGGATTTAATAATATGAACAACGGTTATGTTTATAGAAATAGGAGTGATCTCTCTCGTCTTATTTACTCTAGAAAAGATCCAGGACAAGGCATTCCTCGCCTGAGCCCACTACATTATCCAATATCCCTCCTAGGCCAACTAATCTCCATCAAGCATTAAACCCAAGAGATTTAAAATTGAACCTAAAGAAATATCGCAATAAAACTGAAATAGTTTCAAAAGAAACCATGGAGCATTTAGATATTTGTACAGAGGTTATTGCGGAAGTTAATGCTATTCTGCATTATGGCTCTGGCAATCAATTATTTAGCATACTTGACACAGAAGGAGAAAGTAGAGTACGCAGCAAGATGTGTCGAGAGTCAATTCGAAAAGCAGCAAAAGAAAGTTCAGCAGATAGCAGTCCAACAGGAAAAATCGAACGAAAAATAAAATATGCAATGCAACATCAAGCTGGAAATTGTGATGAAATGAATGCTATAGCTTTTGGCATACTCACAACTCAAGGGCTAAAGGCCCCCTTATTCAGTATGGCGGATCTAAAACAAGACCACGCCTACACATTGATTGGTGATCCGAGAGTCCCTGAATGGGGGGAAACCAACACTGTTGTTGTAGACGCATGGCCTATTTACGGAGCCGCCTATACCCTTAAGCAATCTCGATATAATCTGAAGACAGACCCGCAAATAACCCTGACATACCCAGCGTCAACGCCAGCGCCTGAGTCAATAGAAGCACTCTTTGAACAAGAGTATGAAATTGTCAATACTAGCTTTGTTAATCAATACTTAGCCCGAAAATCTGCGCCCAATGTAGGCCGTGAATTAATCGAATCTCTTTACGCAAATACACTTAATGCTAAAACATATCGCGATGAACGAGTTGGAGCTAAAGATCCAAGCACACGCTATCAAATTAAAGGCGAAGCTCCGCGAACCTTTGATAAAATATCAATGCAAGATCTTCAAAAATATCGCGCCATCCAAGAAAAAGTCGAACCATTCCTTTCGACTCACCCAAAATGGGATATACAACAGACTAGCAAAAGGAATCTTCTTTCACACTTAAAAAGCATTTTATCTATATAAAAAACCTAATAAAAATCTGAATAATACTAAAATAAATATAATAAAAATCATTAAATACATTGAAACTCCAAAAATCAGGACGGTAGAGACGCTCTCGCTAACCTCTATCAATAGAGCTAGTGATTCATCCTAAATCACCTATCCTCTTGCATTTTCATGCTTCCCTCACCTTTATAAAGTTGCCATTTACGTTATTTGAGCCAGCAAAATAAGCGCTAATAGCACGCTCAAGGCCCCGCCAATGCGCGTTGCCAATTGAGCAAATGGCATTAAACGCATGCGATCAGCCGCAGTAAGGATCGCCATATCACCAATCCCACCCATGCCACTATGACAGGCATTGATCACCGCGCTTTCAACCGGATGCAAGCCAACCCAGCGTCCCACCACAAAACCTACCGTCGTTAACGTCAATACAGTCGCCATAATCGTGACGCAATTCGCTAGCGTAAGCGCTGCAAGCAATCCTTTCCACGGCGTCAGCGTCAATCCGATGCCAAACAATAATGGATAGGCTACCGCACGGCAAAAAAAATGGTGCATCATCTGCGCACCATATTCCAATTTAGGCGACACCATACGCGTCAATTTAACGCCTACAGCTAAGCACAGCATCACAATCGTCGCGGGCCATGCCGTGCATTGATGCACAACCAGCCCAATCATGTATAGACCCAATGCAACCATGCCCGCTTCTGCTAACGGCTCAACCGAAATAAGCGGCAGCTTGCTTTTGCGAGCTGAAGCGCCAGACAATAATGTAGGGCCTTCTGCGCTATAGCGCAGATAACGCGCACCAAACTGATGATATAAAGCAGCACAGATAATGGCCATCAAATTGCCCAGCACCACTGGCGGCACAACTTGTGCAAAAAGCTGAGGTTGCGGTACCTGTAAAATCGCTGCATAGCCTAATGTTAACGGAATCGCTCCTTCACCGAGGCCACCCGCCATAATCGGAACCACTAAATAGAAAAACGTATCATATGCACTTAAACCAAACGCTAAGCCAGTCAGAGTACCGACTAATGCCGCAGCAATCGAACCTGCCGCCAGTGGCATAAAAATTTTAGCGCAACCTTGAATCAGCAACCGCCGCTCCATACTAAGCAAGCTCGCCACAATAATGGCGGCGGTAAACAAATAAAGGATATTCGTTGCATGCCAAAACTCACTAATTGAGCGCACTAAATCGGTAGGTATCCACTGGTAATACACTAGGCCTGAAGGGAGTAAGAGTGTCACCAGCACAGGCCCACCAATACGGCGCAAACCGGGTAGGCGCGCGCCCAATTCGGCGCATGTAAAGCCCAGCACGGCGAGCGTAGCAAACATCACCGAAATTTCACTAGGCAACGTGCCCCAAATGAGGAAAGCGCATAAGCAAGCAAAAATAGCGCAATATAGAGGCAATGGCATGATCCCAATACGAAACTGTAAAAGCCTTAGGCCGAGGGCTGACCAAGGGTGCGGCCATAGCGTATAAAAGTCGCTTTTAGAGACCGGCAAGCCTTTATATAAAATCAGCTTTGTCTGACAGCGAAATAATTTAGAACGCATTAGATACGCACGACAAATATGCACCCAATGCATTTTGGATTGAGATTCCATAAACGCTCCTTTTACGCCAATCATTACAGTTGAAGGATGTGTGGTCTCTTCTCTTTTTGATAGCGACAGGCCATATTGCGTTGTTTTTGTCAGTGGGGCGCGTTAGAGGCCATCATCATGCCTTATCGGGTACGCAGACGAGCAGCGCGGACTCGTGTGATTGGATTCAATCATCAGTAACCAAAGCCATACAATGGCTTTAAAATAATAAACCCAACACGCAAAATATAAGACATGCAGCCCCGCTGCGCTCATCCAAAAGCGATTGAATTGCCGCTCAAAATCATTCAGTTCACTCAACAATATATCTGTCCGGCCCATTACTTCCTCACTTTAACATTCAAGGCGGCGCACAATGTAGTCAACGTGAACTGTGGAAATTCACCATGGAGCTCGATGTACCGTTCACGATTGTCTTCGCGCTCTTGGCAAATTCTTTGCCATATACGATAAATCTCCTGGAGCTGTGGCAGCGATAGATGGGCCGCTTTAGACGGTGGAGCTACCGCTAATGCCTTGCGTAATCGGCCAACCTGGGCGCGCGTCACTTGCGGAAAAACGCTACGTAGCAAAGGCAGGCTTGCTTGCGCTCGCACAAAATACTGTAACGCAGCTTCTTCCCATTCCATTGATTCAATATGCTCACACCGAAAATTTAACGTATGCGCGCGAATTAATACGCACACTGAATTCATTGCGAGTAATCGGCTGATCAATTTTTCAATATCCGGCTTGCGCAAAATATATAATGCTGTGCTGGAAAGTCCATCAAATCTGACTTGTGCTCGGATTGATGTGATTAACTCAAGTAATGCAAGCCGACGTAGATTATTTGAATGCAGTTCAATCAAGCGCTCCCCTAAGCGGTAATCTTGCACTAAACACTCGCTCGGATTTGACGGTTGCGGTTGCGTTTGAGCAGATTGAGTTGCCGCAGTGACAGGCAAACCCTCTGAGAGCGGCGCGCTGGGAGGGTTTTGAGCATTCAAACATAAGGCGAGCCTCGCTTTAATCTCTTCCACGCTAAATTTACGGGCAATTTGGCTCATATGAACTCCTGCGCGCAAAAAACCTCCCGGGTTACAAAAATTGAGGCATTCAATAGATAATAAGGCAGGAAGGTATATAATTTCCCTCGCCCGCTCCTGGTCAAAGCCGGTGAGCTAATCGTCAACATCAGCGCTTCCTATTATTCGCTGCAAATGGTTTATCACACTGATTTCCCCTCCCTCGTGACGCCCTCTTGGGAAATCCAACATTTTCCTTTTCTCACTTTATTTTCAGTGGTTTAAGGTAGAAAAGCGGCTCAAGGACTCGCCCTAAAACCCTCTCAGGCATCAATATATGCCAGTTATTTTTGCTTAACAAGAAAAATTTGCAGTGACGCTATTTTTTCTGGCGGGTACATTGTATGACATGGATATACATGCACGAATCAAACAAAAACGCCTAGAAAAAAAATTTTCGCTAGAAGAGCTTGCCCAGAAAGTAGGCGTTAAAAGTTGGCAGGCGGTTCAGCACTGGGAACGCCCTGAAGATAAAGGGGGCACAGCGCCGCATAGAAATCGACTGCCTTCTGTTGCTAAAGCACTAGGCGTATCGCCAGAGTGGCTACAATTTGGGGACGAAGCAATGTCTGCTCGCAAACGCGCCAGAAAAAGCCAACCCTTATCAGCGCTTGAGCAAAAATTAATCAGTCAACATGAAAATCTTTCAATGGCTGTGCGCCAATTGATTCAAAAATTAATCGATGCGGATACAGTGAGCGCCTTACCCAATAACGTTGTAGTCGCGCTTGATAGCGTTTTAGGAGCTTATTTAGAGCTGTGTCAGACGTTCCCGCATAAGAAACCACAAAAAACTAGCGCGCCCTAACCAACCCATACAAGAAAAATCGAACAGCATCCGTTACTATGCCCGTCTAGGATAAGCCCTAAGCATCGTTTTAATTGCCATGAAAACTAGAATCATTCCGGTTACGCCTTTTAAGCAAAACTGCACTGTACTGATCTGTGAGGTCAGTCAGCACGCTGCTGTGATAGACCCTGGCGGAGATTTAGAGCAAATCGAGGAATACCTCGAAAAGGCAGGCGTGAAATTAGAGAAAATTTTTCTCACACATGGCCACCTTGATCATTGCGGCGGTGCGCAGGAGCTGGCGCACAAATATCATGTTCCGATTGAAGGGCCTCATAAAGAGGAGCGTTTTTGGCTAGACTTATTGCCCGAGCAAAGTATCCGTTTTGGTTTTCCGCCTGCTAGCGTATTTGCGCCAGATCGCTGGCTAGAAAACGGAGATCGAGTGCATTTTGGAAAAGAAACGCTAGAAGTCTATCATTGTCCAGGCCACACACCGGGGCACATTATTTTCTTTAGCCGAGCGCAACGCTTAGCCATGGTAGGTGATGTATTATTTGCCCACGCCATAGGCCGCACCGATTTTCCACGCGGCAATCGGGCCCAGTTGATCCATTCCATCCAAAGCCAGCTATGGCCTCTGGGCGATGACGTGACCTTCATTCCAGGACATGGCCGCACCTCTACTTTTGGGCAAGAGCGAAAAACGAATCCCTATGTTGCAGATGAAGTCATTTCATCCGCTAGCGTCGGTTAGGAATAACTTTATAAGCGCGCCGGTGACCTGCGCCCCTGACGAGTGCAAATACAGCACACCCATGCCAAAAATTACGGCTGACAGACTGAAG belongs to Mycoavidus sp. B2-EB and includes:
- a CDS encoding 2-hydroxycarboxylate transporter family protein — protein: MESQSKMHWVHICRAYLMRSKLFRCQTKLILYKGLPVSKSDFYTLWPHPWSALGLRLLQFRIGIMPLPLYCAIFACLCAFLIWGTLPSEISVMFATLAVLGFTCAELGARLPGLRRIGGPVLVTLLLPSGLVYYQWIPTDLVRSISEFWHATNILYLFTAAIIVASLLSMERRLLIQGCAKIFMPLAAGSIAAALVGTLTGLAFGLSAYDTFFYLVVPIMAGGLGEGAIPLTLGYAAILQVPQPQLFAQVVPPVVLGNLMAIICAALYHQFGARYLRYSAEGPTLLSGASARKSKLPLISVEPLAEAGMVALGLYMIGLVVHQCTAWPATIVMLCLAVGVKLTRMVSPKLEYGAQMMHHFFCRAVAYPLLFGIGLTLTPWKGLLAALTLANCVTIMATVLTLTTVGFVVGRWVGLHPVESAVINACHSGMGGIGDMAILTAADRMRLMPFAQLATRIGGALSVLLALILLAQIT
- a CDS encoding helix-turn-helix domain-containing protein, which produces MTLFFLAGTLYDMDIHARIKQKRLEKKFSLEELAQKVGVKSWQAVQHWERPEDKGGTAPHRNRLPSVAKALGVSPEWLQFGDEAMSARKRARKSQPLSALEQKLISQHENLSMAVRQLIQKLIDADTVSALPNNVVVALDSVLGAYLELCQTFPHKKPQKTSAP
- a CDS encoding MBL fold metallo-hydrolase, translating into MKTRIIPVTPFKQNCTVLICEVSQHAAVIDPGGDLEQIEEYLEKAGVKLEKIFLTHGHLDHCGGAQELAHKYHVPIEGPHKEERFWLDLLPEQSIRFGFPPASVFAPDRWLENGDRVHFGKETLEVYHCPGHTPGHIIFFSRAQRLAMVGDVLFAHAIGRTDFPRGNRAQLIHSIQSQLWPLGDDVTFIPGHGRTSTFGQERKTNPYVADEVISSASVG